In Gouania willdenowi chromosome 17, fGouWil2.1, whole genome shotgun sequence, one DNA window encodes the following:
- the gfi1aa gene encoding growth factor independent 1A transcription repressor a has translation MPRSFLVKSKRAHSYHQPRYLHDDYTKLDTILARVYPEANEHQDCEEGAADRPSPGSRLRSPGSLSSSSLLSCGGSLCDRSPDCDFWRPPSPSSSPDSETCSTPAEDGRFHIPVFPYSWSAYSSSELRHLVQTHLHHQNQHQQRSHVEPQPRSALTFYGAQDGGGAEALYAQRGLGSGCYQDYSSSSSSSSEQCADVKQQQPRVTEIKTEEEFIRSHLESSGSYKCIKCCKVFSTPHGLEVHVRRSHSGTRPFECSICGKTFGHAVSLDQHRAVHSQERSFSCKICGKSFKRSSTLSTHLLIHSDTRPYPCQYCGKRFHQKSDMKKHTFIHTGEKPHKCQVCGKAFSQSSNLITHSRKHTGFKPFGCDLCGKGFQRKVDLRRHKETQHGLK, from the exons ATGCCTCGGTCCTTCTTAGTGAAGAGTAAAAGAGCCCACAGCTACCACCAGCCGCGCTACCTGCACGATGACTACACCAAGCTGGACACCATTCTGGCACGCGTTTATCCAG AAGCCAATGAGCACCAGGACTGTGAGGAGGGTGCCGCTGACAGACCGTCCCCCGGGTCCAGGCTCAGGTCTCCGGGGTCGCTGTCCTCCAGCTCCCTGCTGAGCTGCGGAGGAAGTCTGTGCGATCGGTCCCCAGACTGTGATTTCTGGCGTCCTCCGTCTCCTTCCTCTTCCCCAG ATTCAGAGACTTGCTCCACTCCAGCGGAGGACGGTCGCTTCCACATCCCGGTCTTTCCCTACTCCTGGTCGGCCTACAGCAGCTCAGAGCTGAGGCATCTGGTCCAgactcatcttcatcatcagaACCAGCACCAGCAGCGGAGCCACGTGGAGCCCCAGCCCCGCTCAGCTCTCACCTTCTACGGGGCGCAGGATGGCGGCGGAGCGGAGGCGCTTTACGCACAGCGGGGCCTCGGCTCCGGATGTTACCAGGACTActcttcctcatcctcctcttcctccgaGCAGTGTGCGGACGTGAAACAGCAGCAGCCCCGCGTGACAGAGATAAAGACCGAGGAGGAGTTCATCCGCTCACATCTGGAGTCCAGCGGTTCCTACAAGTGCATTAAATGCTGCAAG GTGTTCTCTACTCCTCATGGTCTGGAGGTCCATGTGCGCCGCTCACACAGCGGTACGCGGCCATTCGAGTGCAGCATTTGTGGGAAAACCTTTGGACACGCGGTGAGCCTGGACCAGCACAGGGCTGTGCACTCTCAG GAGAGAAGCTTCAGCTGTAAGATCTGTGGGAAAAGCTTCAAACGCTCCTCCACTCTCTCCACACACCTGCTCATCCACTCCGACACGCGGCCCTACCCGTGCCAGTACTGTGGGAAGAGGTTCCATCAGAAGTCCGACATGAAGAAACACACGTTCATACACACAG GAGAGAAGCCTCACAAGTGTCAGGTGTGCGGGAAAGCCTTCAGTCAGAGCTCCAACCTGATCACACACAGCAGGAAACACACGGGATTCAAACCGTTCGGATGTGACCTGTGTGGGAAAGGATTCCAGAGGAAGGTGGACCTGAGGAGGCACAAGGAGACGCAGCACGgactcaaataa